One genomic segment of Chloroflexaceae bacterium includes these proteins:
- a CDS encoding SDR family oxidoreductase, with amino-acid sequence MSELGLDGRVVIITGASRGIGRATALELARRGATVVATVRTMEAAEELTGELARVNDLGWTPICDVRNFSEVQAVVEGSLERFGRLDILVNNAGIIEPIAFLDAVDPEAWATAIRVNLVGAFHGCRAALPVMVQRGGGVIINISSGAASTPREGWSAYCAAKAGLAMLTQAIRLEFGERGIRTYGLRPGVVDTDMQVSIRASGINAISRLRREDLADPRIPARAVAYLCHPVAADLAGQEIDIRDPAFRGRAGLDEASGS; translated from the coding sequence ATGAGCGAACTGGGGCTCGATGGAAGAGTGGTCATCATCACGGGGGCGAGTCGTGGCATTGGCAGGGCCACGGCCCTGGAACTGGCGCGCCGCGGGGCAACCGTAGTAGCCACGGTGCGCACCATGGAAGCCGCCGAGGAACTGACCGGCGAACTGGCCCGGGTCAACGATCTGGGGTGGACGCCAATCTGTGACGTGCGCAACTTCAGTGAAGTTCAGGCCGTGGTCGAAGGCAGCCTGGAGCGGTTTGGACGGCTTGACATCCTGGTGAACAACGCCGGGATCATCGAACCTATCGCCTTTCTCGACGCTGTCGATCCAGAGGCGTGGGCCACCGCGATCAGGGTGAACCTGGTCGGCGCATTTCATGGCTGCCGGGCGGCGCTGCCGGTGATGGTACAGCGAGGCGGAGGGGTAATCATTAACATCAGTTCGGGAGCGGCGAGCACACCGCGTGAGGGCTGGAGCGCCTACTGCGCCGCCAAGGCAGGCCTGGCCATGCTTACCCAGGCGATCAGGCTGGAGTTTGGCGAACGCGGCATTCGGACGTATGGGTTGCGCCCGGGGGTGGTTGACACCGATATGCAGGTCAGCATTCGGGCCTCGGGCATCAACGCCATTAGCCGCTTGCGTCGCGAGGACCTGGCTGATCCGCGCATACCAGCGCGGGCTGTTGCCTACCTCTGTCATCCTGTAGCGGCTGACCTGGCCGGCCAGGAAATTGACATCCGCGACCCGGCCTTTCGCGGCCGCGCCGGACTCGACGAGGCCAGCGGATCATAG